From a single Gimesia fumaroli genomic region:
- a CDS encoding enolase C-terminal domain-like protein, whose translation MPKSTDIKIVEAKFSTEEVPFRTPLKFGGRVMDSSVLLNVEVIVETRNGKQGIGIGSMPAGNIWAWPSSVVSPEDALKAMIEFLEEAVEIANICPEVAHPIDLMYHISAEYHFMAKKLTKRLGLPEEIPELAQLVASSPLDAAIHDGFGRANHINSYNGLSSEYMTHDLSEYLDDQFSGEYLDQYTLRDPKPTLPLYHLVGALDPITEADISERIDDGLPETLGEWIKADGLTHLKIKLSGDNMDWDISRVIAVENEAVKAQGERGNDTWCYSLDFNEKCENVDYVLDFLNKVREQSPAAFDRVQYIEQPTNRDLKANPENKMHEAAKIKPVVIDESLVDYESLLLSRELGYSGVALKACKGQTESLFLGAAAQKFDMFLCVQDLTCCGYSFLHSASLAARIPTIAAIEGNGRQYCPGPNKKWTRSYPGMFKITDGTVKTAELNGDGLGF comes from the coding sequence ATGCCCAAGTCAACAGATATCAAAATTGTTGAGGCAAAATTTTCAACCGAAGAAGTTCCCTTTCGAACTCCCCTCAAGTTTGGCGGGAGAGTCATGGATAGCAGTGTGCTATTGAATGTGGAAGTCATCGTTGAAACACGCAATGGAAAACAGGGTATTGGTATTGGCAGTATGCCTGCCGGAAATATCTGGGCCTGGCCTTCCTCGGTGGTCAGTCCGGAAGACGCATTGAAAGCGATGATCGAATTCCTTGAAGAGGCGGTAGAAATCGCCAACATCTGTCCGGAAGTCGCGCATCCGATCGACCTGATGTATCATATTTCGGCTGAATACCATTTCATGGCCAAGAAGCTGACAAAACGACTGGGCCTGCCGGAAGAGATTCCCGAGTTAGCGCAGCTGGTTGCATCCAGCCCTCTCGATGCGGCCATTCATGATGGTTTTGGACGTGCCAATCATATCAACAGCTACAACGGCCTCTCTTCGGAATACATGACTCACGATCTGTCAGAATATCTGGACGATCAATTCTCCGGAGAATATCTGGATCAGTACACGCTCCGCGACCCCAAGCCAACGCTGCCGTTGTACCATCTGGTCGGTGCACTCGATCCGATTACCGAAGCAGACATCAGCGAACGTATTGACGACGGGCTACCTGAGACGTTGGGCGAGTGGATCAAAGCAGACGGACTGACGCACCTGAAAATCAAACTTTCTGGTGACAATATGGACTGGGATATCAGCCGCGTGATCGCCGTTGAAAATGAAGCAGTCAAAGCACAAGGCGAACGTGGCAACGACACCTGGTGTTACTCACTCGATTTTAATGAAAAGTGTGAAAACGTCGATTATGTTCTCGATTTCCTGAACAAAGTCCGCGAACAGTCTCCGGCCGCATTTGACCGGGTACAGTACATCGAGCAGCCAACCAACCGCGATCTCAAAGCAAACCCTGAAAACAAAATGCACGAAGCGGCCAAGATCAAACCTGTGGTGATTGATGAATCACTGGTGGATTATGAATCACTGCTGCTGAGCCGCGAACTGGGTTACTCGGGCGTTGCCTTGAAAGCCTGCAAAGGGCAAACAGAATCATTGTTCCTGGGTGCTGCCGCTCAGAAATTTGATATGTTTCTCTGTGTTCAGGACCTCACCTGCTGTGGTTACTCGTTCCTGCATTCCGCCAGTCTGGCAGCCCGCATTCCGACCATCGCCGCAATTGAAGGCAATGGACGACAGTATTGCCCGGGACCGAACAAAAAATGGACGCGTTCGTATCCAGGCATGTTCAAGATCACTGACGGAACAGTCAAAACAGCTGAGCTCAATGGTGACGGCTTAGGATTCTAA
- a CDS encoding site-2 protease family protein: protein MLGNVAPTEFDLRFSLFGIPIRVHPLFWAVSAFMGWNPNDIKMTFIWIACVFVSILVHELGHALTARHFGWPPEIVLYHFGGLAMFQPYSGMTTRRSIIVSAAGPFAGFAFLGAVMFFRKISIDFGFWSQFSREGLFYVTVTFHYLYFINLYWGLINLAPVLPLDGGHICEDLCKAFKRYRGDVLALQISMVVAGALAFYFFKQQFRYAGIMFALFAFFNFQSYQQRNNTW, encoded by the coding sequence ATGCTGGGAAATGTAGCTCCCACCGAGTTTGATTTGCGGTTTTCCTTATTCGGGATTCCGATTCGCGTACATCCGCTATTCTGGGCTGTATCAGCATTTATGGGCTGGAACCCCAATGACATTAAAATGACGTTTATCTGGATCGCCTGTGTTTTTGTCTCCATTTTGGTGCATGAGCTCGGGCATGCATTGACGGCAAGACACTTTGGCTGGCCTCCGGAAATTGTCCTGTATCATTTCGGTGGACTGGCTATGTTTCAGCCTTATTCCGGGATGACAACCCGTCGTTCGATTATCGTATCTGCCGCGGGGCCATTTGCCGGTTTTGCATTTCTGGGCGCGGTGATGTTCTTCAGGAAGATCTCTATCGATTTCGGTTTCTGGAGTCAATTCAGCCGTGAAGGGCTGTTTTATGTCACCGTCACCTTTCACTACTTGTATTTCATCAACCTGTACTGGGGGTTGATCAATCTCGCCCCGGTACTGCCGCTGGATGGGGGACACATTTGCGAGGATCTTTGCAAAGCATTCAAACGCTATCGGGGCGATGTGCTGGCGCTGCAGATCTCAATGGTTGTCGCGGGCGCATTGGCTTTCTACTTCTTCAAGCAGCAGTTTCGCTACGCCGGCATCATGTTCGCTCTGTTCGCCTTCTTCAATTTTCAGTCGTACCAGCAGCGCAATAATACCTGGTAG
- a CDS encoding ATP-grasp domain-containing protein has translation MNHHPPNDISGKPRLLIVGASTRAAAFSAVRAGWQPVCVDQYADQDLREIAEVIPKTEPTAHWIQALHQLPALDWIYTGGMENHPELIEQLNQTHRLRGCGPESLHYARDPFFLEQILKGKPIQALPCQLASSVPDDGARWLHKPFKGAAGLGIQFLNPLSPASTLDQDYYLQRFQSGIPLSALFIAFRQTTVLTGVCRQFIGNEALNANAFQFCGGITASPVLRHLRSPLEALGQTIADACQVHGLFGCDLIFDPAKQGRFWLNEVNPRYTALTELLELQYQTPLLEWHLAACRSFEEHQQEETSTNTLKKFLFEQEKQNLPHISKGILYAPRDLVAPQTEGNRMCLQQPFQVPENGDIPSAKTIIPAGSPVCTMFGRGESYESSLKSLADRIVWYRQHFESTVCQTRTTSDVFNMLHSLKKSENQLFSGFFSSWNELGSFLED, from the coding sequence ATGAATCACCACCCCCCCAATGATATCTCCGGAAAACCGCGTCTGCTGATTGTTGGCGCCAGTACGCGAGCTGCCGCGTTTTCGGCTGTGCGTGCTGGTTGGCAGCCGGTCTGTGTAGATCAATATGCAGATCAGGACCTGCGAGAAATCGCTGAAGTGATCCCGAAAACCGAACCCACCGCACACTGGATCCAGGCACTCCACCAGCTCCCTGCTCTGGATTGGATCTATACTGGTGGCATGGAAAATCATCCGGAACTCATTGAACAACTCAACCAGACACACCGTCTGAGAGGTTGCGGCCCGGAAAGCCTGCACTACGCCCGAGATCCCTTTTTTCTGGAACAAATCCTCAAAGGCAAACCCATCCAGGCTTTGCCCTGCCAGCTGGCCAGTTCGGTTCCTGATGACGGTGCTCGATGGTTGCATAAGCCGTTTAAGGGGGCCGCTGGTCTAGGCATCCAGTTTCTGAATCCGCTCTCTCCTGCCAGTACGCTGGACCAGGACTACTATCTGCAACGGTTTCAGTCTGGAATCCCCCTGTCTGCCCTGTTCATTGCATTTCGTCAGACCACGGTACTGACAGGGGTTTGTCGGCAATTCATAGGGAATGAGGCTCTGAATGCAAACGCATTTCAATTTTGTGGCGGGATCACTGCTTCCCCGGTCCTGCGCCACCTTCGCAGTCCGCTGGAAGCTCTGGGGCAAACCATCGCCGATGCCTGTCAGGTTCATGGTCTTTTCGGCTGTGACCTCATATTCGATCCGGCGAAGCAAGGGCGTTTCTGGTTGAACGAGGTCAACCCACGTTACACGGCACTCACGGAACTACTGGAACTGCAGTATCAAACGCCGCTTCTCGAATGGCATTTGGCTGCCTGTCGGTCTTTTGAGGAACACCAGCAAGAAGAAACTTCCACCAATACCCTGAAAAAATTCCTTTTCGAACAGGAAAAACAGAACTTACCGCATATTTCCAAAGGAATTTTGTATGCCCCCCGGGATTTGGTTGCCCCTCAAACAGAGGGAAATCGTATGTGTCTGCAACAGCCCTTTCAAGTACCAGAGAACGGCGATATTCCCAGTGCCAAGACCATCATTCCCGCCGGTTCGCCTGTCTGCACCATGTTTGGGAGAGGCGAAAGTTATGAATCCAGCCTGAAATCCCTGGCTGACAGAATTGTCTGGTACAGACAACATTTTGAATCCACAGTTTGTCAGACCAGAACGACCTCGGACGTCTTTAACATGCTTCACTCTCTAAAGAAATCGGAAAACCAACTTTTTTCCGGTTTTTTCTCAAGCTGGAATGAATTGGGTTCGTTTCTTGAAGATTGA
- a CDS encoding NADP-dependent methylenetetrahydromethanopterin/methylenetetrahydrofolate dehydrogenase codes for MKKILIQLDTDAHPSSFDRVVAVDSDVDEIMSYGDVTPVNVEPLVHGAMFTRGPKELHHTAIFVGGSDVCSGETLSKKIKGTFFGPVRVSVMMDSNGSNTTAAAAVLAAGKHLDFSETTALILGGTGPVGQRAAQLLAKRGATVIVASRSEERAQVTCEAVSAMVDDAKLKSLSLKDHKQMEEANKETNLIIAAGAAGVKLIPAACWKPMKQLKVVIDLNAVPPAGIEDVDVMDKATDRDGILCYGAIGVGGTKMKIHKAALRQLFETNDLLLDTEEIYQIGANMNS; via the coding sequence ATGAAAAAAATACTGATTCAACTGGATACCGATGCGCATCCCAGTTCTTTTGACCGCGTGGTTGCCGTCGATTCCGATGTAGACGAAATCATGAGCTACGGCGATGTGACTCCAGTCAATGTCGAACCACTGGTACATGGCGCCATGTTCACACGAGGACCGAAAGAATTACATCATACGGCAATCTTCGTTGGTGGGAGTGATGTCTGTTCCGGCGAAACCTTATCCAAAAAAATCAAAGGGACATTTTTCGGCCCCGTGCGGGTGTCTGTGATGATGGATTCCAACGGTTCCAATACCACAGCCGCAGCGGCAGTCTTAGCAGCCGGAAAACATCTGGATTTTTCTGAAACAACGGCTTTGATTCTGGGAGGAACCGGACCGGTAGGGCAACGCGCTGCACAATTACTCGCAAAGCGAGGGGCAACAGTGATTGTCGCTTCCCGTTCGGAAGAGCGTGCACAGGTAACTTGTGAAGCGGTCAGTGCGATGGTGGATGACGCAAAACTGAAATCATTGTCACTCAAAGACCACAAGCAGATGGAAGAAGCGAACAAGGAAACCAACCTGATTATAGCTGCCGGCGCGGCAGGGGTTAAGCTCATTCCTGCTGCCTGCTGGAAACCGATGAAGCAACTCAAGGTGGTGATCGACCTCAATGCTGTTCCACCCGCCGGGATTGAAGACGTCGACGTGATGGATAAAGCAACCGACCGGGATGGGATTCTCTGTTATGGCGCCATCGGAGTTGGCGGGACGAAGATGAAAATTCATAAAGCCGCTCTTCGTCAGCTCTTCGAAACGAATGACCTGCTACTTGATACGGAAGAGATCTATCAAATCGGTGCCAATATGAATTCATGA
- a CDS encoding DUF1559 domain-containing protein → MQDSQKKSVRKRGFTLIELLVVIAIIAILIALLLPAVQQAREAARRSSCKNNLKQWGLALHNYHETHSGFPPGYFGNGNRMGFHVMLLPFVDQAPLYNQFNFDVPYDNSANSALREESFAILHCPSYGKTDVNGNTRQKTHHYYGIMGAKGTKPGGGTYDIKGYTTQNHGGWATNGILYRNSNIKIRDIHDGTTNTFIMGELSWDPQKVAGAGYTNQRRPWTQGTQTTDSNTSASYSCRNIATVMNSAGYKSGSAYFNDASFGSKHVGGCHFMLGDGSIRFISENIDFATYLAAGSRDDGETLTLE, encoded by the coding sequence ATGCAGGATTCTCAAAAGAAGTCTGTGAGAAAAAGAGGCTTTACCCTGATTGAGCTTCTCGTTGTGATTGCGATTATCGCAATTTTAATCGCCTTGCTCTTACCTGCCGTTCAACAGGCGCGTGAAGCAGCCCGCCGAAGTTCCTGTAAAAACAATTTAAAGCAATGGGGACTGGCTCTGCATAACTATCATGAGACGCACTCAGGATTTCCTCCCGGATATTTTGGGAACGGAAACCGCATGGGCTTCCATGTCATGCTGCTGCCCTTTGTAGATCAGGCGCCGCTGTATAATCAATTTAATTTTGATGTACCTTACGACAATTCCGCCAACTCAGCTTTGCGAGAAGAATCGTTTGCGATCCTGCACTGCCCCAGCTATGGGAAAACTGACGTAAATGGAAACACGCGTCAAAAGACTCATCATTATTATGGAATCATGGGGGCCAAAGGGACCAAGCCTGGTGGAGGAACATATGATATTAAGGGTTATACCACACAAAATCATGGTGGCTGGGCAACGAACGGAATACTTTATCGAAATTCAAATATCAAGATCCGCGATATTCACGATGGAACCACCAATACGTTCATTATGGGAGAACTATCCTGGGATCCACAAAAAGTAGCGGGAGCCGGATATACCAATCAGCGTCGTCCCTGGACCCAAGGCACGCAAACAACTGATTCCAATACTTCGGCATCCTATTCCTGCCGTAATATTGCGACGGTGATGAATTCAGCCGGTTATAAATCGGGGAGTGCGTACTTCAACGATGCCAGCTTTGGCAGCAAGCATGTCGGGGGCTGTCATTTCATGCTGGGCGATGGTTCGATTCGTTTCATCTCGGAAAACATTGACTTCGCGACATATCTGGCTGCCGGTAGCCGCGATGATGGCGAAACTCTAACCTTAGAGTAG
- the topA gene encoding type I DNA topoisomerase, with protein MAKKKLKALVIVESPAKAKKIGSYLGSKYKVLASMGHVRDLPTKASDVPSEFKKKHKWATLGVNVESEFEPYYLVPKEKKKTVKELKDALKDAEELILATDEDREGESIGWHLTELLKPKVPVKRMVFSEITEEAIQEAIANPRELDLNLVSAQETRRVLDRLYGFTLSPLLWKKIARGLSAGRVQSVAVRILVQRELERLAFKSGTYWDLKAQLKTDAGAEFESMLSTVGGKKVASGKDFDESTGKLKEGANVLLLNEQQAADLLERVKKSDWKVTSVEQRLQSRKPPAPFTTSTLQQEGNRKLNMSARETMQVAQRLYEDGHITYMRTDSVNLSNEAVSASRQRIEDLYGKDYLYPEVRRFDTKSKGAQEAHEAIRPAGKQMKTAEEIGLKGQQAKLYAMIWKRTMATQMEEAKLRFQTVTITAADAEFRATGRHVEFPGFFRAYVEGSDDPEAALDDSESMLPPLEENQALEASQVEPLKHETKPPARYTEASIVRKMESEGVGRPSTYASIIGTIQDRGYVKKSGSQLVPTFTALAVTRLLEKFFPNLVDLQFTAAMEQELDDIAVGEGDRLPYLNQFYRGKEGLDEQVKSKEETIDAREICTLDLEGIESAVRVGRYGPYVSDESEEEPVSASIPDDIAPADLTNELAQKLIRLKSEGPKSLGMHPEENTPIYKLHGPFGPYLQLGDVIEDGPKPKRVSIPKNVDPDSIDFELALKYLSLPRFLGEHPETGKKVNAGIGRFGPYVLHDKVYKSLGKEDDILTIGLDRAVELLKQARKRSAPTPIRELGKHPEDEEQVAIFDGRYGPYVKHGKINATIPKGYEVETVTLEQALEWIEAKAAKKGTKKKSAGKKKAAKKTTKKAAAKKTTKKAAAKKKTTKKAATKKTAKKKTAKKKASEE; from the coding sequence GTGGCAAAGAAGAAGCTGAAAGCATTAGTGATCGTTGAATCACCGGCTAAAGCCAAGAAAATCGGCAGCTATTTAGGGAGTAAATATAAGGTCCTGGCCAGTATGGGGCACGTTCGCGATTTGCCCACCAAAGCCTCCGATGTCCCTTCTGAATTCAAGAAAAAACACAAATGGGCTACCTTAGGCGTCAATGTCGAATCGGAATTTGAACCGTATTACCTGGTTCCTAAAGAGAAGAAGAAAACGGTTAAGGAACTCAAGGACGCTTTGAAAGATGCAGAAGAACTGATTCTCGCGACCGACGAAGACCGCGAAGGAGAAAGCATCGGCTGGCATCTGACCGAACTGCTCAAGCCCAAAGTTCCTGTAAAACGCATGGTTTTCTCGGAAATTACCGAAGAAGCCATTCAGGAGGCGATTGCCAATCCTCGAGAACTTGACCTGAACCTGGTCTCGGCTCAGGAAACCCGCCGCGTCCTGGACCGTTTGTACGGATTTACATTGAGCCCGCTACTCTGGAAGAAAATCGCCCGCGGTCTTTCAGCCGGTCGCGTGCAATCGGTGGCAGTGCGAATTCTGGTACAGCGTGAATTGGAACGTCTGGCATTTAAAAGTGGTACCTATTGGGATTTGAAGGCGCAGCTGAAAACAGACGCAGGCGCCGAGTTTGAATCGATGCTCTCCACTGTAGGCGGCAAGAAAGTTGCCAGCGGAAAAGACTTCGACGAATCGACGGGGAAACTGAAAGAGGGTGCCAATGTCCTCTTGCTTAATGAGCAGCAGGCCGCTGACTTATTGGAGCGTGTTAAAAAGTCAGACTGGAAAGTCACCTCGGTCGAGCAGCGTCTGCAGTCACGGAAACCACCCGCGCCATTTACGACCAGTACACTGCAACAGGAGGGGAACCGCAAGCTGAATATGTCGGCCCGGGAAACCATGCAGGTCGCGCAGCGACTGTATGAAGACGGTCACATTACTTATATGCGTACTGACAGTGTCAATCTCTCAAACGAAGCCGTCTCTGCTTCACGCCAGCGGATTGAAGATTTATACGGCAAAGACTATCTCTACCCGGAAGTCCGTCGCTTTGATACGAAATCCAAAGGGGCACAGGAAGCACACGAAGCGATTCGTCCTGCCGGCAAGCAGATGAAAACTGCTGAAGAAATCGGTTTGAAGGGGCAACAGGCCAAACTGTATGCGATGATCTGGAAGCGGACGATGGCCACGCAGATGGAAGAAGCCAAGCTACGTTTTCAAACCGTCACGATCACCGCCGCGGATGCCGAATTTCGGGCCACCGGGCGGCACGTCGAATTTCCCGGCTTCTTCCGCGCGTATGTCGAAGGTTCTGATGATCCGGAAGCAGCCTTGGATGACAGTGAATCCATGCTGCCACCTCTGGAAGAAAACCAGGCGTTGGAAGCCAGTCAGGTCGAACCGCTCAAGCACGAAACGAAACCTCCCGCGCGTTATACGGAAGCCAGCATTGTTCGTAAAATGGAGAGCGAAGGCGTCGGTCGTCCGAGTACGTACGCTTCCATTATCGGTACGATTCAGGATCGTGGTTATGTGAAAAAATCAGGCAGCCAGCTTGTCCCGACTTTTACAGCACTGGCTGTGACGCGACTGCTCGAAAAATTTTTCCCGAATCTGGTCGACTTGCAGTTTACTGCCGCTATGGAACAGGAACTGGACGATATTGCCGTTGGAGAAGGGGATCGACTACCGTATTTAAACCAGTTCTATCGTGGCAAAGAAGGCCTGGATGAGCAGGTGAAATCCAAAGAAGAAACCATCGACGCGCGTGAAATCTGTACGTTGGATCTCGAAGGGATCGAGTCTGCGGTTCGTGTAGGCCGCTATGGTCCCTATGTCTCAGATGAATCAGAAGAGGAACCGGTTTCTGCCTCCATTCCCGATGATATTGCACCCGCTGATCTGACGAATGAACTGGCACAGAAATTAATTCGCCTGAAGAGTGAAGGGCCGAAGTCTCTTGGCATGCATCCCGAGGAGAACACACCCATATATAAGCTGCACGGTCCGTTTGGTCCTTACTTGCAGTTAGGGGATGTTATCGAAGATGGTCCCAAGCCCAAACGCGTCAGTATTCCCAAGAACGTCGATCCGGATTCCATTGATTTTGAATTGGCGTTGAAATATTTGAGTCTGCCACGCTTCTTAGGCGAGCATCCTGAAACCGGAAAGAAAGTCAACGCAGGCATCGGTCGCTTCGGACCTTACGTGCTGCACGACAAAGTTTATAAGTCGCTGGGCAAGGAAGACGATATTCTGACCATCGGCCTGGATCGGGCCGTTGAATTACTGAAGCAGGCCCGCAAACGCAGTGCTCCCACACCGATTCGCGAACTGGGGAAACACCCGGAAGACGAAGAACAGGTCGCCATCTTCGATGGTCGTTACGGACCCTATGTCAAGCATGGTAAAATTAACGCGACCATTCCCAAAGGTTATGAAGTCGAAACGGTAACACTGGAGCAGGCGCTCGAATGGATTGAAGCCAAAGCGGCGAAAAAAGGAACGAAAAAGAAGTCAGCAGGCAAAAAGAAAGCAGCGAAAAAAACAACGAAGAAAGCAGCCGCGAAAAAGACAACCAAAAAAGCGGCTGCGAAAAAGAAGACAACCAAAAAGGCTGCCACAAAAAAAACAGCGAAGAAGAAAACCGCCAAGAAAAAAGCGTCTGAAGAATAA
- a CDS encoding DNA topoisomerase I, with amino-acid sequence MLTPFDQLGIIVGGFLRILFNNPYFRNLLKPLTRFFVGLIAIPIFHLILNKVVRVQDIDEELEKDLEQWFRGSLLLLAATANMEAALFGWVPMSLQGTEGWVLMGFRIMLAIGVIEAMPDQELFSIIHPGPPVLNLSREYGIFRELKEKWRAILKGVICQHVNRSSPVFAILAAIAVDTVGWVCYGIAITQYLIIGLVTSRDRALDVLSEFDRQVTLRRRELIEEFDLNDSDVRAAARKRCAEEAEQETLPPGAVEVDETNASA; translated from the coding sequence GTGCTAACACCGTTCGATCAGTTAGGAATTATTGTGGGTGGATTTCTTCGTATCCTGTTTAACAATCCTTACTTCAGAAACCTGTTAAAACCTTTGACACGTTTCTTTGTCGGATTGATTGCGATCCCGATCTTCCACCTGATTCTTAACAAAGTCGTACGCGTTCAGGATATCGATGAGGAACTGGAAAAAGACCTCGAACAATGGTTTCGCGGTTCACTGTTATTGTTGGCAGCCACCGCCAATATGGAAGCAGCTTTGTTCGGTTGGGTTCCCATGAGTCTGCAGGGAACCGAAGGCTGGGTTTTAATGGGCTTCCGCATCATGCTGGCCATCGGCGTGATTGAAGCGATGCCGGATCAGGAATTATTTTCGATCATTCACCCTGGTCCGCCAGTCTTGAACTTATCCAGAGAATACGGAATTTTCCGGGAACTGAAAGAGAAGTGGCGAGCGATTCTGAAGGGAGTTATCTGCCAGCATGTCAACCGGTCTTCACCAGTGTTTGCCATTCTCGCTGCGATCGCCGTTGATACCGTAGGCTGGGTCTGTTACGGCATTGCTATCACTCAATACCTGATCATAGGCCTGGTCACATCGCGTGACCGCGCACTGGACGTGCTCTCCGAATTTGATCGGCAAGTCACACTTCGCCGTCGAGAGCTGATCGAAGAATTCGACCTGAATGATTCAGATGTCAGAGCAGCAGCTCGAAAGCGATGCGCTGAGGAAGCAGAACAGGAAACACTTCCCCCCGGCGCAGTAGAAGTGGATGAAACCAATGCGTCCGCCTGA
- a CDS encoding reverse transcriptase family protein encodes MGFFDFIRQLFFGPAPDRSVARPETSANVKPSKAPRIFRKPRLSPLRYNKKKRFTPPENADVGSLPYKLARPYELLRYRSETDHYLDMTQDGDAAKLSRFDLPVFSTPEDIAHWLNLPLGKLAWLTHRFNQSDRPDDVKESHYTYHWLPKRNGFRLIEAPRPFIKMAQQQILQEILNQIPVHDAAHGFVTGHSPVTNAIPHTGKRVVVKFDLENFYASVNFARVVSIFRSVGYCREAALWLARLSTTAIPMNMPFPDGSLRPLLPYLSRHLPQGASTSPALANLSAFSLDVRLSGLARSFDADYTRYADDLTFSGSDQFLRSLRVFIPLVNQIIRSERFQVNQSKRRVLRNNQQQKVTGVVVNEHTNVPRKEFDLLKAILTNCIRQGPVGQNREQHPDFASHLRGRIAYVQQLNPNRGQRLLQLYEQIRW; translated from the coding sequence ATGGGCTTCTTTGATTTCATACGCCAACTCTTTTTTGGCCCCGCACCAGATCGGTCTGTTGCGCGGCCTGAGACGAGCGCGAATGTTAAACCGTCGAAAGCACCTCGAATCTTTCGCAAACCCCGCCTGAGCCCTCTGCGATACAATAAAAAGAAAAGATTCACACCACCTGAAAACGCTGATGTAGGTTCCCTGCCTTACAAACTCGCACGTCCTTATGAATTGCTGCGCTATCGATCGGAAACCGATCATTATCTGGATATGACCCAGGATGGAGATGCAGCCAAACTGAGCCGCTTTGACCTGCCCGTTTTTTCAACCCCGGAGGACATCGCACACTGGTTGAATCTTCCACTGGGAAAGCTTGCCTGGTTGACACACCGATTCAATCAGTCAGATCGCCCGGATGATGTGAAGGAATCGCATTACACATATCATTGGTTGCCGAAACGAAATGGATTTCGGCTAATCGAAGCCCCGCGTCCTTTTATCAAAATGGCGCAGCAGCAGATCTTGCAGGAAATCCTGAACCAGATTCCCGTGCATGACGCGGCACACGGATTTGTCACCGGCCATTCCCCCGTCACAAACGCAATACCGCACACGGGCAAACGTGTGGTTGTCAAATTTGATCTGGAGAACTTTTATGCCAGTGTGAATTTTGCACGCGTCGTTTCAATCTTTCGCAGCGTAGGCTATTGTCGCGAAGCCGCACTCTGGCTGGCCCGGTTAAGCACCACTGCAATTCCCATGAATATGCCATTTCCTGATGGAAGCCTGCGCCCGCTGTTACCTTATCTTTCTCGCCATCTGCCACAAGGGGCATCCACGTCTCCGGCACTCGCGAACCTGTCGGCGTTTTCGCTGGACGTCAGACTCTCAGGGTTAGCCCGCTCTTTTGATGCAGACTACACGCGTTACGCTGATGACCTGACCTTTTCCGGCTCCGATCAGTTTTTGCGTTCGCTGCGTGTGTTTATTCCGCTGGTGAACCAGATTATTCGTTCGGAACGATTTCAGGTGAATCAGTCGAAACGGCGCGTGCTGCGAAATAACCAACAGCAGAAAGTGACCGGCGTTGTCGTCAATGAACATACCAATGTCCCTCGGAAAGAATTCGATCTGCTGAAAGCCATACTCACAAATTGCATTCGCCAGGGGCCAGTGGGACAGAACCGGGAACAGCATCCTGACTTTGCCAGCCATCTGCGCGGGCGGATTGCTTATGTGCAACAACTTAACCCGAATCGCGGTCAGCGACTGCTGCAGCTCTATGAACAGATTCGCTGGTAA
- the fae gene encoding formaldehyde-activating enzyme — translation MSMFVGESLVGEGNEVAHIDLLIGDKTGPVGAAFANALSSQKMGHSNLLAVLSPNLAVKPATVMVTKVTIKGAKQAVQMFGPAQYAVAKAVADSVEAGVIPKDQCEDLVIVCGVFIHWEADDDKKIFDYNYEATKEAIARAMKNEPSADEMLAKKSEASHPFYAG, via the coding sequence ATGTCAATGTTTGTCGGTGAGTCACTTGTTGGTGAAGGTAATGAAGTTGCTCATATCGATTTGTTGATTGGTGACAAGACTGGTCCTGTCGGGGCAGCATTTGCAAATGCACTGTCCAGCCAGAAAATGGGTCACAGTAACCTGTTGGCAGTATTATCGCCTAATCTGGCAGTAAAGCCAGCAACAGTCATGGTCACCAAGGTCACGATCAAAGGTGCAAAACAGGCCGTTCAGATGTTTGGCCCCGCTCAATACGCCGTTGCGAAAGCAGTCGCAGACAGTGTAGAAGCAGGAGTCATTCCCAAAGATCAATGCGAAGATCTGGTTATCGTCTGTGGTGTTTTCATCCACTGGGAAGCCGATGACGACAAAAAAATCTTCGATTACAATTACGAAGCGACCAAAGAAGCGATTGCTCGTGCAATGAAGAACGAGCCTTCTGCTGACGAAATGCTGGCTAAGAAGAGTGAAGCTTCTCACCCCTTCTACGCTGGTTAG